In Oceanivirga salmonicida, a single genomic region encodes these proteins:
- the metG gene encoding methionine--tRNA ligase: MKKTKYITTPIYYPNAKPHIGTAYTTIICDTLARYERLYGNNVIFTTGLDEHGQKIQEAAEKNNFTPQEWVDKMNENFTSLWKELKISNDDYIRTTSNRHLDTVKEIIKKVYDNGDIYLGEYKGKYCVSEETFVTDSQLVDGKYLGKEVIEVSEPSYFFRLSKYADKLLKYYDEHENFIIPKHRKNELVSFINQGLQDLSISRTTFNWGIPLEIDDKHVIYVWFDALNSYLTGANYLDEEKFNNIWNNGEIYHFLGKDILRFHAMIWPAMLMSAGIKLPEHIAAHGWWTVNGEKMSKSLGNVVDPITEIQKYGLDPFRYFLLRESTFGSDADYSTDSMIQRINSDLANDLGNLLNRTIGMQRKYFGDIIIEENNLTDIEKEVYELYDNTVKNVYSKLQECNFSDSLKEIWILISRMNKYIDETMPWILHKENKLDRLRVVMYTLFDMLRNIAYLVSPVLVESSQKILDQMGLDENVTNANIYNIGKFKNNTKLNVSYPIFPRIEKLETEFKEDLVITNPASIEDFSKLNIEVVEILKAEKIKDSKNLLRIIISTSKEKRQVISGIAKYYDNLDELVAKKVLAIVNLNPVEISNYISQAMLLTTTEKKKIKLIEVDNSIKIGTKIK; this comes from the coding sequence ATGAAAGACTATACGGTAATAATGTTATATTTACAACTGGTTTAGATGAACATGGACAAAAGATACAAGAAGCAGCAGAAAAAAATAATTTCACACCACAAGAGTGGGTTGATAAAATGAACGAAAACTTTACTTCTTTGTGGAAAGAATTAAAAATATCAAATGATGATTACATAAGAACTACTTCAAATAGACATTTAGATACAGTAAAAGAAATAATAAAAAAAGTATATGATAATGGCGACATATATTTAGGAGAGTATAAAGGTAAATACTGTGTGTCAGAAGAAACATTTGTAACAGATAGCCAATTAGTAGATGGTAAATATTTAGGAAAAGAAGTTATAGAAGTTTCAGAACCTTCATATTTTTTCAGATTATCGAAATATGCTGATAAATTATTAAAATACTATGATGAACATGAAAACTTTATAATCCCTAAACACAGAAAAAATGAATTAGTTTCATTTATAAATCAAGGATTACAAGACTTATCTATATCAAGAACAACCTTTAATTGGGGTATACCATTAGAAATTGATGATAAACATGTCATATATGTTTGGTTTGACGCTCTTAATTCATATTTAACTGGTGCAAATTATTTAGATGAAGAAAAATTTAATAATATATGGAATAATGGAGAAATTTATCATTTTTTAGGAAAAGACATTTTAAGATTTCATGCTATGATATGGCCTGCTATGCTTATGTCAGCAGGTATAAAATTACCTGAACACATTGCAGCACACGGTTGGTGGACAGTAAATGGAGAAAAAATGAGTAAGTCATTAGGTAATGTAGTTGACCCTATTACAGAAATTCAAAAGTATGGACTAGACCCATTTAGATACTTCCTATTAAGAGAATCTACTTTTGGCTCAGATGCTGATTATTCTACTGATTCTATGATACAAAGAATAAATTCAGATTTAGCTAACGATTTAGGGAATTTACTTAATAGAACTATTGGTATGCAAAGAAAATATTTTGGTGATATAATTATAGAAGAAAATAATCTTACTGATATTGAAAAAGAAGTTTATGAACTATATGACAATACTGTTAAAAATGTATATTCTAAATTACAAGAATGTAATTTTTCAGATAGTTTAAAAGAAATATGGATATTAATATCTAGAATGAATAAATATATCGATGAAACTATGCCTTGGATACTACATAAAGAAAATAAGCTAGATAGATTAAGAGTGGTTATGTATACACTATTTGATATGTTAAGAAATATTGCTTATTTAGTATCACCAGTATTAGTTGAAAGCAGTCAAAAGATATTAGACCAAATGGGATTAGATGAAAATGTAACTAATGCAAATATATATAATATAGGTAAATTTAAAAATAATACTAAACTAAATGTTTCATACCCTATATTTCCTAGAATAGAAAAACTAGAAACAGAATTCAAAGAAGATTTAGTAATAACAAATCCAGCAAGTATAGAAGATTTTTCAAAATTAAATATAGAAGTTGTAGAAATATTAAAAGCAGAAAAAATTAAAGATTCAAAAAATTTGCTTAGAATTATAATTTCTACTTCAAAAGAAAAAAGACAGGTTATATCAGGAATAGCAAAATATTACGATAATTTAGATGAATTAGTTGCTAAAAAAGTTCTAGCTATTGTTAATTTAAATCCAGTTGAAATATCTAATTATATTTCACAAGCAATGCTACTTACAACTACTGAAAAGAAGAAAATAAAATTAATAGAAGTTGATAATAGTATAAAAATAGGTACCAAAATAAAATAA